Part of the Sulfurimonas denitrificans DSM 1251 genome is shown below.
ACTTCTTGAGAAGTCCATATATTTTTTCTCAAAATCCAAAAACTCCTCTTTTTGTGGCTCTTCAATTATGGAGAAGTAGAACTTTTTACCTGCACTAAAACCAGCCAAGTTATACTCTTTTACACCTTCTAAAAACGGCTCAACTATAACAGTATTATCAAATTCAAATGCACTATCAAGAGCATAATCAAGCTTACTCTCATCTTTTACTATACTCACACCAATAGAGCTTCCAAGACGTGATGGTTTTACGATAATTGGATATGCTATTTTTATATTTGAGTGTTCACTTGAGCTTAACTCTTGTGATTCTACACATTTAACACCTCTTGCATGACAAAGCCATTTTGTGTATCTTTTATCATAAGAGAAGACACTCGCATCAACTCTTGGTCCAATGTACTTGATAGAGAAAAAATCGAGGATTGCTGCAATAGTTCCATCCTCCCCATCTCCACCATGGATAAGGTTTAAAACAGTTCCGCTAATATCTACAGAACCAAAGAGACTTTTTTGAACAAAAGAGCCATGAGAGAGAGTGAGTTTTGGCATCTTTTTATATTCACCTCTTGAGAAGGTTGTTGCTCTCATTTTTGATGCGTTAATCAGATAAAACGTATGGTCTTGGTCACAAAAAATAAAATTTAACTCAAAATTTGATAGCTTTTCTTTAAGTGTAATTGCACTTACTATGCTGATTTCATGCTCGAAACTAGCACCGCCGAATAAAATAGTTAACTTCAATATATACCTCTTTTAAATTGTTTGTAGAAGCTTTAGTGCCTCTTTTACTAATATGGCTGTATCAACTGCACTACATGAACCTAGTGCTTTTGAAATTTTATCTTTTTTAAACCCTAATGATTCTAGTGCTTCACTCGCTTGAGCTACCGCTAGACTCTTTGGCTCACTTGCAGATATAATTAACTCAGTATCAAAACCGCTAAGCTCAACTAAAATCCGCCCTGCACTCTTAGGACCAATTCCTGGAACTCTTTGAACGGCTGTTATATCTTTGTTGTTTAAGACAACTGCAAATTGAGAGGGCGTATATGTAGAGCAGATAGCCATCGCCACTTTTGGACCTACTCCGTTTATCTTGATAAGACGCTCGAAGAGTTTTTTTTCACCAAGTTCTAAAAATCCATAAAGCAACTGAGCATCTTCTCTAATTACATGTGAAGTAAATAGCTTAACCTCATTGCCGCTCAAAGCAGAAAAACTCTGCAATGATATAAAAACTTCATAAACAACACCGCCTACATCTACATGTACAAATGATGGCTCTTTTGAGACAAGAACTCCTCTGACTCCGACTATCACTCTTTTACCGCCCTTATCTCATAAATTCCATCATCGGACTCTACAACTGCAAATATCTTATCTATTGAATCTTTTTGCGGTTTATAACTAAGTTCTATAGGCGGATCAACGAGTTTAAAAATAAGCTCATTATGTCCGCTCCATTTATCTCTATTTATAATTCTTGCATCAAAAATATTATCCTGAAAAGAGGCAGTTTTTGTAGTTAGCAGAAGCAGTTTGTCATTTTTAACTTTGTACTCGTTTACTATGGTCTCTAAGTGTTCTTGAGCCTTTAAAAACTGTTTATATTTTGTTACAAAAGATGATGGCATTTTTATTCCATTTTTTTTGTAATGCATCAATCTTTGTTTAACCTCATTAAAAGCGTCTGTGTTGTCTTTAACTAGTTTTTTGTATCTGTCTATCTCTTTTTTAACCTCATCAATAGCAGATTTTAGCTCATTTATCTCATTTCTGTTATCACTAAAATCTTCAATCTTCTCTTTTTGCAAAAGCGGATCAATTGTAAATATATTTTCACTTCCTACTAGTTTTTTTATCTCAATAAGTCTTGAAGCTGTTGCTTTAACATATGATGCACATACTCCAATTTCTATATCTTTTGCTCTTATATTTCCACCAAGAGCCTGAGCAATCTCAACCTTCTTTCCATCAACAATGCCATGTTCTAATCGTGTGATTTTGATATTCTCACCTATAGCACTTCCTTTATGCACATTTATAGTCAAGTTAGTAGCTGTAATTTGTGATGTTTTATGCGTTTGCCCATCTACTGTTGCTCTTTTTGCATGAACTTTTGAGTTTGGACCCACATTTCCTTTTATATCTATCTCACTTACCTGAACCTCCATACCACTTCCTATGGCATCTTTTTGAGAGTCATTCTCTTGCACGCTTAAAGAGACATCCGAATCAAGCCCTGTTATAATTGAGCCTGTTGTTTTAAAAGATATTTCGCCTACATCCATCTCAGATTTTATCTGATATTTTTTTGCTTCTAAGCTTATATACCCGCTAATTTTTGCTTTATATAAGATATTATCTTTACTATCTATGACTTCTATCGTATCATCTACCGTAAAGTCCGGTGCATATTTTATTACGGGCTCTAAAGGTTCCATAAACTCACCACGGCAATTTC
Proteins encoded:
- a CDS encoding D-alanine--D-alanine ligase, which produces MKLTILFGGASFEHEISIVSAITLKEKLSNFELNFIFCDQDHTFYLINASKMRATTFSRGEYKKMPKLTLSHGSFVQKSLFGSVDISGTVLNLIHGGDGEDGTIAAILDFFSIKYIGPRVDASVFSYDKRYTKWLCHARGVKCVESQELSSSEHSNIKIAYPIIVKPSRLGSSIGVSIVKDESKLDYALDSAFEFDNTVIVEPFLEGVKEYNLAGFSAGKKFYFSIIEEPQKEEFLDFEKKYMDFSRSGNVDSAEISKELESKLRASFEKVYKNLFEGALIRCDFFVVNGEVFLNEINPIPGSMANYLFDDFGGSLKLLANSLPHTKRAKVTYEYIHSISKAKGK
- the ruvA gene encoding Holliday junction branch migration protein RuvA, producing the protein MIVGVRGVLVSKEPSFVHVDVGGVVYEVFISLQSFSALSGNEVKLFTSHVIREDAQLLYGFLELGEKKLFERLIKINGVGPKVAMAICSTYTPSQFAVVLNNKDITAVQRVPGIGPKSAGRILVELSGFDTELIISASEPKSLAVAQASEALESLGFKKDKISKALGSCSAVDTAILVKEALKLLQTI
- a CDS encoding flagellar assembly protein A gives rise to the protein MAIFGSSSDTKEIVKIIRPTVIKTQNVAKELIEIAKKNGVSVNSLDFDILAVQTFMRINKENIESDWEEINKNELHELDDIVSILNKFFQIKQTYEIEVYSKDENDIFKNFHAAVGANATKCKVYLSIKEGSEVSITPKFEDEFLKYINKSKIRAGVLLYIFDEMVPELVSRVSAMAKVAGVIKYDKNQTILIAESYEPTPTTNDELIKHYERENPVEENERVDHSRRGFIHSAVEGDLLLEYIKPKKGKPGRNCRGEFMEPLEPVIKYAPDFTVDDTIEVIDSKDNILYKAKISGYISLEAKKYQIKSEMDVGEISFKTTGSIITGLDSDVSLSVQENDSQKDAIGSGMEVQVSEIDIKGNVGPNSKVHAKRATVDGQTHKTSQITATNLTINVHKGSAIGENIKITRLEHGIVDGKKVEIAQALGGNIRAKDIEIGVCASYVKATASRLIEIKKLVGSENIFTIDPLLQKEKIEDFSDNRNEINELKSAIDEVKKEIDRYKKLVKDNTDAFNEVKQRLMHYKKNGIKMPSSFVTKYKQFLKAQEHLETIVNEYKVKNDKLLLLTTKTASFQDNIFDARIINRDKWSGHNELIFKLVDPPIELSYKPQKDSIDKIFAVVESDDGIYEIRAVKE